A segment of the Sporocytophaga myxococcoides genome:
TTAGGTAAGTTGAGAGTAGGGAATGTGTTTTTAGACTAAACTTTTCTAGTTATTTTGCATGATGGATGTAAAAGAATTTATTACCTGGGCAGATTTTGAAAAGATTGAAATGCGCACCGGTACAATTTTGACTGCAGATGACTTCCCGGAAGCGAAAAATCCTTCCTTCAAGTTGAGAATTGATTTTGGCGTATTAGGTGTAAAAAAAACATCAGCGCAAATAACAAAACTTTATTCCAAAGAAGAGTTAGTCGGAAGACAAGTTGTAGCGGTTGTAAATTTTCCTCCAAAACAGATAGCGAATTTTATGAGCGAATGTTTGGTTT
Coding sequences within it:
- a CDS encoding tRNA-binding protein, which produces MMDVKEFITWADFEKIEMRTGTILTADDFPEAKNPSFKLRIDFGVLGVKKTSAQITKLYSKEELVGRQVVAVVNFPPKQIANFMSECLVLGAVNDKNEVILLQPDKKTENGQRIA